A region of Melitaea cinxia chromosome 15, ilMelCinx1.1, whole genome shotgun sequence DNA encodes the following proteins:
- the LOC123660551 gene encoding uncharacterized protein LOC123660551: MDQITQNLMLRISDETTLQLIDLYEKEECLWNTTLEEFRNNEKRKEANERIARALNIEHFTHRHVALKLRNLRNTYSQVLKRIAKSINRGEDPIYRPKVYWFSKLDGFLRHHLLATSGSIPQFNPEALSALQEENKSPQKIKEKDENSLSFDEHNVEYGPPVKRSKNESPIYRKSALDDNIDTYNSNHLEVSQPLGLTLNEDDPFNSYDNRPDVSKNSKYLEDIVKCLSNLTKNNTQRDDCFDSFGKYVAAMLRSMSKRRALEVQPEIVKLLVSGNMDSGEGQVNQSDQLDN, translated from the exons ATGGATCAAATAACACAAAATCTAATGTTGCGAATTAGTGACGAAACGACGTTGCAGTTAATCGACCTATATGAAAAAGAGGAATGCCTCTGGAACACCACTTTAGAAGAATTCAGAAATAACGAGAAAAGAAAAGAAGCGAACGAGAGAATAGCCAGAGCTCTCAATATAGAACACTTTACCCATCGTCATGTTGCCCTAAAGTTGAGAAATCTTCGGAACACCTACAGCCAGGTTTTGAAGAGGATAGCGAAAAGCATCAACCGTGGAGAAGACCCTATTTACCGTCCGAAAGTTTACTGGTTTTCTAAATTGGATGGATTTTTGCGTCACCACTTGCTAGCGACCTCGGGCTCAATACCG CAATTCAACCCTGAGGCTTTATCAGCACTACAGGAGGAAAATAAGTCTCctcagaaaataaaagaaaaagatgaGAACAGTTTAAGTTTCGACGAACACAATGTTGAGTATGGACCTCCAGTGAAGCGTTCGAAGAACGAATCACCAATATACAGGAAGTCAGCACTTGATGATAACATTGACACTTATAACTCTAACCATTTGGAAGTCTCGCAGCCTTTGGGTTTGACGCTTAATGAGGACGATCCCTTCAACAGTTATGACAACAGACCAGACGTGTCAAAGAACTCAAAATATCTTGAGGATATTGTCAAATGTTTgtcaaatttgacaaaaaacaaCACGCAGCGTGATGATTGCTTTGACAGCTTCGGCAAGTATGTAGCGGCCATGTTGAGAAGTATGTCAAAACGGCGGGCTTTGGAAGTGCAGCCAGAAATAGTTAAGTTACTGGTTTCCGGTAACATGGACAGCGGGGAGGGTCAAGTCAATCAGTCAGACCAGTTAGACAATTAG
- the LOC123660553 gene encoding uncharacterized protein LOC123660553 translates to MDQRTQKSILQIGGQKTLQLIDLYEKEECLWNTTLVENRMQTKRKEASERIAKALDIKNFTYRHVIKKFKNMRVVYNQELRKIAKSINSGEDPIYRPKVFWFSKMDGFLRPYVQATTAFAMFLMFQIKKFFFLSFIVQQFDTEASSVRQEENKSPQKIKEEDENSFSFEEHDVEYELRKKRSKNESPIYTRRESVLDDNIDSYSSNHLEVSQPLGLALNEDDPFDNHDSRPDVSNNSKYLEEIVKCLSNLTKNNTQPDDCFDSFGRYVAAMLRSMSKRRALEVQPEIVKLLVSGNMNSGEG, encoded by the exons ATGGATCAAAGAACACAAAAATCAATCTTGCAAATCGGCGGCCAAAAGACGTTGCAGTTGATCGACCTATACGAAAAAGAGGAATGCCTCTGGAACACTACTCTAGTAGAAAACAGAatgcaaacgaaaagaaaagaAGCGAGTGAGAGAATAGCCAAAGCTCTCGATATAAAAAACTTTACCTATCGTCATGTTATTAAGAAGTTTAAAAACATGCGGGTCGTCTACAACCAGGAGTTGAGGAAGATAGCGAAAAGCATCAACAGTGGAGAAGATCCTATTTACCGTCCGAAAGTTTTCTGGTTTTCTAAAATGGATGGATTTTTGCGTCCCTACGTGCAAGCGACTACGG CCTTTGCAATGTTTTTGatgttccaaataaaaaaatttttctttctttctttcatcgTTCAGCAATTCGACACTGAGGCTTCATCAGTACGACAGGAGGAAAATAAATCTCCccagaaaataaaagaagaagatgAGAACAGTTTTAGTTTCGAAGAACACGATGTGGAGTATGAACTTCGAAAGAAGCGTTCCAAGAACGAATCACCAATATATACTCGTAGGGAGTCAGTACTTGATGATAACATTGATTCTTATAGCTCTAACCATTTGGAAGTCTCGCAGCCCTTGGGATTGGCGCTTAATGAGGACGATCCCTTTGACAATCATGACAGCAGACCAGATGTGTCAAATAACTCAAAATATCTTGAGGAAATTGTCAAATGTTTgtcaaatttgacaaaaaacaaCACGCAGCCTGATGATTGCTTTGACAGTTTCGGGAGGTATGTAGCGGCCATGTTGAGAAGTATGTCAAAACGGCGGGCTTTGGAAGTGCAGCCAGAAATAGTTAAGTTACTGGTTTCCGGTAACATGAACAGCGGTGAGGGTTAA